From one Syngnathoides biaculeatus isolate LvHL_M chromosome 12, ASM1980259v1, whole genome shotgun sequence genomic stretch:
- the LOC133509530 gene encoding uncharacterized protein LOC133509530 isoform X1: MHSQHAQEGGQLSSPVTCCSTLNLSGERRLDKKTWTLAMSESIVRKIQPFTIGTKLSVPTVHKCQEFTETYLQTQNLDNCTRKQNLNSLYLSPQQVCAHGPCLVLPTSQQVAPVKHKQEEMAAEDDLNQNVSSSSAVSRSIKKITISGNKKSPENTTSVGLRQRSIFRSTSENHNNNNNSGTSDHNLPRIVGINCESIPNSHVKVLVKTKSGDDHSAMQGQNKSKRNGPTGTIQQEKDPQRCQHHTQNKELPDVTSQSDCYTQQISLFNKEVLQAKTWRKEKLQDLKDDSKIQRCPLQDWDEASQILQRDLKDFDNTLIQLNQTGDQLICKLNPTSDLVKNQLSHLKDQWNILKQTAVSQSRVLGGSKNLQEFNKKVDKLETWIKEKEEEQSLVNVLGESVDKMQLTRRILDLKQDEELYRTLHEEINHIATKMEKQGKLDSKSISNRRKNINKMWLKVQPQIKKHQDNLHLALEVSSFYQQADNTLFSINNMMKSTCPSKESGLFGDSEIRDIASQIMMLDVTVSQMSNLHPALAAGVTQKQREVRDCWVSLQKVFRSDRTSLPPVGSAVTREDADPLTSTQELQCSMGKESQTTVGKQGAERQRNGDDYMNISVCCGSTKQSQAQQCVNHTSSTMGDCPDDVIISPQSRRERKPRGEPKRTTLPRGHPQLHIQLQKFTVSADKTLSWLKENVSLATQVYLTAIFEGLEAARRSQHAVQQEILMNKARIEVVKREGRELVRAQHPGCTKIEQFLSQLEMLWEELQRRHQRNSVFLQASQNPGFRVVKVLKALGSLESWLESVELSTKESLLGNDPEKMPVAERESCFLEKEIAICDLELKALRKVVEALHGHSHPHTRGLKSRIEEVDRKYQHVLSALTRQSSKLQDTCMLTEFLERVELGERRKLDSSQYSSDQPCHSKISSIADLVGLQSNGECDLSVVDPVEEPREAVVMLNENVRERWRPQSHEQYIQELLNKQTRVSVSMEEWLCRYNELSLDILKKETDMAVQCEPNHCGFESLQQRNAHLETDYEVLTAEVKELESQASRLKDLCPERVHVFWTKIQAALQVWTELGKSVMESKSHLQDFLHLQDFFRHYLAMISWTEDTRSCIFSETLHLSEDGQSLQLTELDIQIEQKFEEFEELAAFGRNILDKEHHLTQMVGERMEELQSMLGWISVHWRARKQEWIHKKSTQENSIDNIYSEATYSPSETTDSFEFYQALNSISEESKPIARGDSQTAEQFSGQTEENQLEDGYEVMKNIRRWHGDAPQSASPAPSLTVIKEPSSPSLGGMVNLILSFGNTGDSRCQVVDGTVGNDEVIEKTSEPLHRVSTYLHVKDNSAAAPVYESITLPHQKSRLTSSASPTASPPSIVRPHQTSLSSHPVNGRYVNSSIFCSLKRMGKKRKRRRDTRRHTIQKVMGVDVETDEPLYTCEAVTYDTHTWPLKEGRRKKKSPRSRDGIATMAHIKYPLLRDNELECSGDDTITPYAVSEGPAHTIQGRGHCRFLSLGSVLSFDLPKDMTLIPSIQEIITISPRDSNKGAGIDPDPNFQQHTALSSFKQTRPSLANTVSKGELSSETRMSPVVKDMPDNDPIFNTAPPPQEKDEDQMVPCNDLSKKRLNLLDEAEHEWHKMSSALKTVKYDTCQNSQPPIYVNQATLSTSAAHKHQCPNVHTLIRDLNGHKYHKSATMQGVHDENPGQCVHQASHVVVNRKPNENVRQDSVDSGISSSSSIKVCPDTSCSDNAQITGMVGKLMSLQVGRMNCMKITENVGPSKPSEDTLQQEPVHLDHQQFEEEEEELEGIWNKTTNFRQSICSDIMYLHNQEESIPSDQPSEPISTSSPRKVSAKVYRDLATASEPNLFVADFTLPSNIQSLLGGNKDLSSQGPQQTLRDRRSWAAFPNRDQISKILVMVNETASDQLKLPDVVDNQKYIYQYREEEEEEGGKEMDEYTACSKDQTDGSCHQREEVQNFEAIDPQEEATATGGRCNTPGGNPELQSMEGTLERKQKLQFGGKKAASRGWNSYHTVLYRHTLCFYQDRKETLRSSACGLPLNLTGADCSSAPEYTKKPNCFHLRLRDGSEYLFSASSRFVMNKWMTKIQANAGASQSVSSLSNIPVDQSIPISLSPPLCSGCYGLAKCYCSSQHDVTSTFPRQKPPNRAKDTVVPSRELPQNPPRCLEEHLTRSSTHGQSCNDADDDNDDDCCSCNQMVTHGLQGGSEENTSSSQWSPPRSNQDWLSSKRRSHSFTSATYQKIKPTREICRGPENESNYSVTLVLGDKSSDIKTCGSPSVAGWQLDPCPPRNHSSLPRPRNKSVLKKFFGKRDL, encoded by the exons ATGCATTCTCAACATGCACAAGAAGGTGGACAACTGAGCTCCCCCGTCACTTGTTGTTCTACCCTCAACTTGTCAGGAGAACGGAGACTGGACAAGAAGACGTG GACACTGGCCATGTCTGAGAGTATTGTCAGGAAAATACAGCCCTTCACGATTGGGACTAAACTGTCTGTCCCCACTGTGCACAAATGCCAGGAGTTTACGGAGACTTATCTGCAAACCCAGAATCTTGACAACTGCACACGAAAGCAGAACCTGAACTCACTCTACCTCAGTCCACAGCAGGTCTGCGCACATGGCCCCTGCCTGGTCTTGCCCACTAGCCAGCAGGTAGCccccgtgaaacacaaacagGAGGAGATGGCCGCAGAGGACGACCTCAACCAGAACGTCAGCTCTTCCTCTGCTGTTTCCAGATCTATCAAGAAGATTACAATATCTGGGAATAAGAAAAGCCCAGAGAATACAACTTCAGTGGGACTAAGACAGCGATCCATTTTTAGATCCACATCTGAAAatcacaataacaacaacaacagtggaaCATCTGATCATAATCTGCCGAGGATTGTGGGAATTAACTGTGAGAGTATACCTAACTCTCATGTCAAG GTTTTAGTGAAAACAAAGAGTGGTGACGATCACTCAGCAATGCAGGGACAAAACAAGTCAAAACGAAATGGACCAACCGGTACCATCCAACAG GAGAAAGACCCTCAACGATGTCAGCATCACACACAGAATAAAGAGCTGCCAGATGTTACATCCCAGAGTGACTGCTATACTCAGCAAATATCTCTCTTCAACAAGGAAGTACTACAA GCTAAAACGTGGAGGAAAGAGAAACTGCAAGACCTCAAGGATGACTCCAAAATTCAGCGCTGCCCCCTGCAGGACTGGGATGAAGCCTCACAGATACTTCAAAGGGATCTCAAGGACTTTGACAACACCCTCATCCAACTCAACCAG ACGGGAGATCAGCTGATCTGCAAACTGAATCCCACTTCTGACCTTGTGAAGAATCAGCTCAGCCATCTGAAAGACCAATGGAACATTCTGAAACAGACAGCTGTCAGTCAATCCAGGGTTCTGGGAGGTTCCAAAAACCTACAGGAGTTCAACAAAAAAGTGGACAAGCTCGAGACATGGATCAAAGAGAAG GAAGAGGAGCAGTCTCTTGTTAATGTCCTGGGTGAAAGTGTTGACAAAATGCAGTTAACCAGAAGAATTTTAGATTTGAAACAG GATGAGGAGCTATACAGAACCCTCCATGAAGAGATCAATCACATAGCCACCAAAATGGAGAAACAAGGGAAGTTGGATAGTAAAAGCATCTCCAACAGGAggaaaaatatcaataaaat GTGGCTAAAGGTGCAACCTCAGATAAAAAAACACCAAGACAATCTTCATCTTGCACTGGAAGTGTCATCATTTTACCAGCAGGCTGACAATACATTATTTTCCATAAATAACATG ATGAAAAGTACATGTCCCTCAAAAGAATCCGGCCTTTTCGGAGACAGCGAAATCCGTGACATTGCCAGTCAAATCATG ATGCTAGATGTGACTGTGTCCCAAATGTCAAATCTCCATCCTGCTTTGGCTGCCGGTGTAACACAGAAGCAGAGGGAGGTCAGGGACTGCTGGGTTTCTCTCCAGAAGGTTTTCAG GAGTGACCGGACAAGCCTCCCGCCAGTGGGCTCAGCAGTCACCAGGGAAGATGCTGACCCCTTGACATCAACCCAGGAACTTCAATGCAGCATGGGAAAAGAGAGTCAAACGACCGTGGGAAAGCAGGGTGCAGAACGACAGCGCAATGGTGACGACTATATG AATATATCCGTATGTTGTGGGAGTACTAAGCAAAGCCAGGCACAGCAATGTGTGAACCACACCTCTTCAACCATGGGAGATTGCCCCGATGATGTCATCATCAGTCCTCAGTCAAGGAGGGAAAG GAAGCCGAGAGGTGAGCCCAAGCGTACCACGCTCCCCAGAGGCCACCCACAGCTTCATATTCAGCTCCAGAAATTCACCGTGTCAGCTGACAAG ACTCTGTCCTGGTTAAAGGAAAATGTTTCTCTTGCCACACAAGTGTATTTAACAGCCATTTTCGAGGGACTTGAGGCAGCCAGGAGGTCCCAACATGCAGTGCAACAAGAAATCCTTATGAATAAAGCCAGAATAGAAGTGGTCAAAAGA GAGGGCCGTGAGTTGGTCCGTGCACAGCACCCAGGCTGCACTAAGATAGAACAGTTCCTCAGCCAGCTGGAGATGCTTTGGGAAGAACTGCAGAGGAGGCACCAGAGGAACTCTGTGTTCCTGCAAGCCTCACAAAACCCGGGATTTAGG GTTGTTAAAGTACTGAAGGCACTTGGAAGCCTGGAGTCCTGGCTGGAGTCTGTGGAGCTTTCCACGAAAGAGTCATTGCTAGGCAATGACCCTGAAAAAATGCCAGTTGCAGAACGAGAGAGCTGTTTTCTGGAGAAAGAAATAGCCATTTGTGACCTGGAACTCAAAGCTCTTAGAAAAGTGGTGGAGGCCCTGCATGGACACAGTCACCCCCACACACGTGGCTTGAAATCACGTATAGAAGAGGTGGACAGAAA GTACCAACATGTTCTAAGTGCCCTAACTCGCCAAAGCTCAAAGCTGCAGGACACGTGCATGCTGACTGAGTTCTTGGAACGTGTGGAGCTGGGGGAGAGGAGGAAGCTTGACAGTAGTCAATACAGCTCAGATCAG CCTTGCCACAGTAAAATCTCATCAATTGCTGACTTGGTGGGACttcaaagcaatggtgagtgtgatctGAGCGTGGTTGACCCTGTGGAGGAACCGAGAGAGGCCGTGGTCATGCTGAATGAGAACGTGAGGGAAAGATGGCGACCACAGAGTCATGAGCAGTACATACAGGAGCTATTGAACAAG CAAACCAGGGTGTCTGTGAGCATGGAGGAGTGGCTTTGCCGCTACAATGAGCTCAGCCTGGACATCCTTAAAAAGGAGACAGACATGGCTGTCCAATGTGAGCCAAATCACTGTGGCTTTGAGTCACTGCAGCAGAGAAACGCCCACCTGGAg ACTGACTATGAAGTTCTCACTGCCGAAGTTAAAGAGCTGGAGAGCCAAGCTTCTCGTTTAAAGGATCTCTGCCCAGAAAGAGTGCATGTGTTTTGGACCAAGATTCAGGCAGCGCTGCAGGTCTGGACAGAGCTGGGAAAGAGTGTAATGGAGAGCAAATCACATCTACAAGATTTCTTGCATCTCCAAGACTTCTTCAGGCACTACCTTGCAATGAT CTCATGGACAGAGGACACCCGGTCATGCATTTTCTCAGAAACTTTGCACCTGAGCGAAGATGGTCAGAGCCTGCAGTTGACAGAGCTTGATATACAAATTGAGCAGAAGTTTGAGGAGTTTGAGGAGCTGGCGGCATTTGGGAGAAACATTTTAGATAAAGAACACCACCTCACTCAGATG GTAGGAGAGCGCATGGAGGAACTGCAAAGTATGCTTGGGTGGATTTCTGTGCACTGGAGAGCAAGGAAACAAGAATGGATTCACAAGAAGAGCACACAGGAAAACTCAATAGATAACATTTATTCTGAGGCCACGTACTCTCCATCAGAG acaacagATTCCTTTGAGTTCTATCAGGCTCTGAATTCTATCTCAGAAGAAAGCAAACCAATAGCAAGAGGGGACAGCCAGACTGCAGAGCAGTTCTCTGGACAGACAGAGGAGAATCAGTTAGAAGATGGCTATGAGGTTATGAAAAATATCAGACGATGGCATGGCGACGCCCCCCAATCAGCGTCTCCAGCACCCTCCCTCACAGTCATTAAGGAGCCCAGCAGTCCCTCTTTAGGGGGCATGGTCAACCTCATCCTCAGCTTTGGTAACACAGGGGACAGCCGATGTCAAGTGGTTGACGGAACTGTTGGGAATGATGAGGTTATAGAAAAGACTTCTGAGCCTCTCCACAGG GTGAGTACTTACTTGCATGTGAAGGATAACTCGGCTGCGGCCCCAGTGTATGAGAGTATTACTCTCCCACATCAAAAGAGCCGCTTGACATCCTCAGCTTCCCCAACTGCCTCACCACCCTCCATTGTGCGACCACATCAGACCAGTCTATCCAGCCACCCTGTAAATGGGAGGTATGTCAACAGCTCCATCTTCTGCAGCCTTAAGAGAATGGGCAAGAAACGAAAGAGAAGGAGAGACACCCGCAGGCACACCATCCAGAAAGTCATGGGGGTCGACGTGGAAACAGATGAGCCTCTTTACACCTGTGAGGCAGTCACGTATGACACACATACCTGGCCACTGAAAGAGGGTCGACGGAAGAAAAAATCACCACGGAGCAGGGATGGAATTGCCACTATGGCCCACATAAAGTATCCCCTACTGAGAGATAATGAGTTAGAGTGCAGTGGAGATGACACTATTACACCATATGCTGTTTCAGAGGGGCCAGCCCATACCATTCAAGGGAGAGGCCACTGCAGATTCCTTTCTTTGGGCTCCGTTTTGAGTTTTGACTTACCAAAGGACATGACTCTCATCCCCAGCATTCAGGAGATCATTACTATCTCTCCTCGGGATTCCAATAAGGGGGCTGGAATTGATCCAGATCCTAACTTTCAGCAACACACAGCCTTGAGTTCATTCAAACAAACTCGACCCTCGCTGGCCAACACTGTCAGCAAAGGTGAACTTAGCTCTGAGACACGGATGTCTCCAGTTGTGAAAGATATGCCTGATAATGACCCTATTTTCAATACAGCTCCTCCTCCCCAAGAGAAAGACGAGGATCAGATGGTACCATGTAATGATTTATCCAAAAAGCGGTTAAACTTGCTGGATGAAGCAGAGCATGAGTGGCACAAAATGTCATCAGCActtaaaactgtaaaatatgacaCCTGCCAGAATTCCCAACCCCCAATTTATGTGAATCAAGCCACTCTGTCCACTAGTGCAGCTCATAAACATCAATGTCCAAATGTTCATACACTTATTCGGGACCTCAATGGACACAAGTATCATAAAAGTGCAACAATGCAGGGTGTACATGATGAGAACCCAGGACAGTGTGTGCACCAAGCATCTCACGTTGTTGTCAATCGCAAGCCAAATGAGAATGTTCGTCAAGACTCTGTGGATTCAGGCATCTCCAGTTCCAGCAGCATCAAAGTGTGTCCCGATACATCTTGTTCTGATAACGCCCAAATTACTGGTATGGTGGGGAAGCTCATGTCCCTTCAAGTTGGGCGCATGAATTGCATGAAGATAACAGAGAATGTGGGTCCATCAAAACCAAGCGAAGACACACTACAACAAGAACCTGTTCACCTGGACCATCAACAGtttgaggaagaagaagaagagttggAGGGCATCTGGAACAAAACTACCAACTTCAGGCAGAGTATCTGTTCAGACATCATGTACCTGCACAACCAAGAAGAGTCCATACCATCAGATCAGCCAAGTGAACCAATTTCCACCTCGTCCCCTCGCAAAGTCTCAGCTAAGGTCTATCGAGACCTGGCAACAGCCTCAGAACCCAACCTCTTTGTAGCCGACTTTACGTTGCCATCTAACATCCAAAGCCTCCTGGGTGGCAACAAGGACCTCAGTTCCCAAGGTCCGCAACAGACCTTAAGAGACAGAAGGTCCTGGGCAGCCTTTCCAAACAGAGACCAAATCAGCAAGATCTTAGTGATGGTGAATGAAACAGCCTCAGATCAATTGAAGCTTCCAGATGTTGTTGACAATCAGAAATACATTTACCAATacagagaggaggaagaggaagaaggtgGGAAGGAGATGGATGAGTACACGGCTTGTTCAAAG GACCAGACAGATGGCTCCTGTCATCAAAGAGAGGAagttcagaactttgaggccatcGATCCGCAAGAAGAGGCAACAGCCACAGGAGGGCGCTGCAATACTCCA GGTGGAAATCCTGAGCTGCAATCTATGGAGGGAACTCTCGAAAGAAAGCAAAAGCTGCAATTTGGAGGAAAGAAA GCTGCTTCCAGAGGCTGGAACTCGTATCATACTGTCTTATATCGACACACCTTGTGCTTCTATCAGGATAGAAAGGAAACACTGAGG AGTTCTGCGTGTGGCCTGCCGCTGAACCTCACTGGAGCTGACTGTTCATCTGCTCCAGAGTACACCAAGAAACCTAACTGCTTCCATTTGAG GCTGCGTGATGGCTCCGAATATCTGTTCAGCGCCTCTTCACGCTTTGTGATGAACAAATGGATGACTAAAATACAAGCAAACGCAG GTGCAAGCCAGTCTGTGTCTTCATTGTCAAACATCCCAGTAGATCAAAGCATCCCCATTTCCtt AAGCCCCCCTCTGTGCTCGGGCTGTTATGGTCTGGCCAAATGCTACTGCTCCTCCCAGCATGATGTCACCTCCACGTTTCCCAGACAGAAACCCCCGAATCGTGCCAAAGACACGGTTGTCCCTTCCAGAGAGTTGCCACAGAATCCCCCACGATGTCTGGAGGAACATTTGACCAGGTCATCCACACATGGACAGTCCTGCA ATGATGCTGATGATGACAATGACGATGATTGCTGCAGCTGCAACCAAATGGTAACTCATGGACTTCagggaggaagtgaagaaaacacCTCTTCCTCCCAGTGGTCCCCCCCACGCAGCAATCAGGACTGGCTGAGCAGCAAGCGTCGCTCCCACTCCTTCACTTCTG CAACCTATCAGAAGATCAAACCCACGCGGGAGATCTGCAGAGGCCCAGAGAACGAGTCCAACTACAGTGTGACACTGGTGCTGGGAGACAAGTCGTCAGACATTAAGACCTGTGGAAGTCCATCAGTGGCCGGATGGCAGCTGGACCCTTGCCCGCCGAGGAACCACAGCAGCCTGCCGAGGCCTCGCAACAAATCTGTCTTAAAGAAATTCTTTGGCAAAAGGGACCTGTGA